A segment of the SAR324 cluster bacterium genome:
GCCATCTTTTTTGCGGCGTTGTTTTTCTGGATTCTGGAACCCATTCCGATTTTCGCGACGTCTGTGGTGGTGGTGATTCTGGAACTGCTGATGATTTCTGACAAAGGTCTCATCTGGTTACGTGGCAGTGGAGAAATGTTTGGTACGCCACTGAAATACGCGGCATTACTGCAAACTTTTGCCGCACCAGTCATCATGCTGTTTTTAGGAGGGTTGTTTCTGGCCGCCGCCGCAACCAAATACAAACTGGATGTGAATCTGGCCCGGGTGATGCTCAAACCTTTTGGAAAAAACCCTTCCATGGTTCTGCTTGGATTCATGCTGATTACTGCTGTGTTTTCCATGTTCATGAGCAACACAGCTACAACCGCCTTGATGTTGGCCATCGTAGCGCCTGTCCTGCAACTATTTAAAGCCGATGATCCTGGAAAAATCGCTTTTGTGCTGAGTGTCCCTTTTGCAGCAAATGTCGGTGGCATGGGAACACCCATCGGAACACCGCCCAACGCCATTGGTATCAAATATCTGACAGGAAACATGGCCGTCACTTTTGGTGAATGGACCACTTTTGGCGTTCCGTTTGCCATCATCATGCTGTTGGCCGTATGGGGTTTGCTGATCACTTTTTCAAAACCACGTGAAAAATCCATGGAATTGGCGGTCAAAGGTAAATTCAGAACTGACTGGAAAGCTATTGTGGTGTATGTGACCTTTGCGCTCAGCATCATCCTGTGGCTCACTGGATCTGTTCACGGCTTGAACTCATACACGGTTGCCATGCTTCCGATTGGCGTATTCATCACAACCGGAATTTTGACGGTGGAGGATATGAAAAAACTGAGTTGGGATGTGCTTTGGCTGATTGCCGGAGGTATCGCGCTGGGTGATGGTCTGGAAAATACAGGTTTGAGTAAACACATTGTCGAAAGTATCCCCTTTGCGACGCTTTCGCCCTGGATGATCATGATTTCCGCCACAATGCTGGCAGTTGTGATGTCCACCTTCATTTCCAATACGGCAACGGCCAACTTGCTTCTGCCCATCATGGCGGCTTTAGCCGCGACCATTCCTTCATTGGCAGATGTGGGTGGGGCGAAAATGCTCATCATCGCCATCGCGTTTTCCTGTTCTTTCGCCATGGCCCTGCCCATCAGTACACCGCCCAATGCGCTGGCTTACGCGACGGGGATGGTGGATAATAAACAGATGGTCAAAACCGGTAGTATTGTCGGGATTCTGGGACTGCTTCTGCTTTATGTGATGGTCTTTGTCCTCAAAGCGGTTGGGTTTGTTTAATAATATAGTGTTCCAGATAATTATTTCATGGGAGCGCGGGCGTCCCGCCCGCATTTGGAGGGCAAGATGCCCTCTCTCCGACCAAATTATTTTTCTGTCGAATATTTCTCTGTTCGATAATCATCGGTGAATCATGTCTCAGTATGTTATTTTATGCGTAGAGTATGATCCTTCTTTTTTGAAGCAGATGCTGGATGAACTGCAACCGTTGACCAGCCAGTTTGTTGTTATTGGTGTTACCACAGTGGCGGACGCACGACAGAAACTGCATGAAATGCATCAGAATAATCAGAATCCATGTGTGATCGTATGTGAAAATCAAATGCCGGATATCCAGGGTTCCGTTTTTTTTGTGGAATTGATGCAAAATATTTTTACCAGGGATTCCCGTAAAATTCTTCTGGGGCAAGATACCAATGCTCATACCCTGATTGAAGCTGTCAATAGCGCCCGTCTGGATTATTTTATTCCCAAACCATGGAAAACCGGGGATTTGCTCCAAACTGTAGTGGCTCAGGCAACCACTCATATTCTGGCAAAGGATCCCAATCCATTAGCCTTCCTGCAGACATTGGAACATGACCGGATCATTCAGACACATCTCCAGAAACAGTTCAGAAAAATTCAGGATGGTTTTCTGGAGTCAAGCGCCATGACAGATCAGGAACTGACGCTTAAATTGATCGGTGCCATGTATACCCATTTTGCGTCCACCAATAATGTGAATAAAACCTATCGTCGTTACAGTGCCAATCATAAACTGACGGTGGAAGGTGAAACCAGCAAATTTCTCTGGTTTGTGGCCAAGGGGGAAGTCGTCCATAAAAAACAACTGTCCGATGGCACCTTGCAGGAAGTGATGAAAGAAGGAGAAGGCGCGATTGTTGGACTCATGTCCTTTGTGAGCAATGAAAAAGCTTTCGTGTCCACTCAAACCACTTGTTCCACAGAAGTGATCAAACTGGACCGGGAAGCGTTTGCGGAAGTCATGAGTGCCAATAATGAGCTGTTACCCCTGTTCACCAATTTATTGATTCGACACCTGAATCGTCGTCTTCGCAAAAGTATTTCCACTGAACTCAAATTGCAGGAAACACTCAAAACTCTCAGCTTTGCCGAGCAAAAACTGATCGAATCGGAAAAAATGAGTGTTTTAGGACAACTGGTGGCCGGTGTGGCACATGAACTCAATAATCCTGTGGCGGCGATCATTCGTTCAACCGAACATCTGAAAGAGGGGATTCCCTATATTCTTGATTCAGACCTTTCCCGTGAATGGTATCCCCTCGGTAGGGATGTGATGCTTCGATCCATGACATCACCACCACTATCCACTTCGGAAACAAGGGCTCGAACCAAAGCTGTCACTCAATGGTATGACTCCATGAGCCTGGCCCGAAAAGTGGTGCAACTGGAATTGGATGGTGAAAACCATTACAAAAAATATTTCAAGAAACTCAATGAATCCCAACTGGAAGAAGTCATTGATTATCTCAATAATTTTTATCAGATGGGAAATTTTCTCAGAAATATTGAAGTGTGTGGATCTCGTATTGCGGAAATGGTGAAGGGGCTCAAAACCCATGCCCAGCAGGATACCTTGGTTAAACGCACAGAAAAGGTTCAGGATCAACTGGAAGACACGCTGATGATTTTTTCCAACAAACTTAAAAATATTGAAATTGTAAGAGAATATCAGGAGTTACCTCCTATTGAATGTCTTCCGGCAGAATTGAATCAGGTGTGGACCAATTTGCTATCAAACTCCATTGAAGCCATGAAAGAACAGGGCATTATCCGGATCACCACCCAGATGTCGCCTGATTCGCAGGACGAAACCATGATTCAGGTTATTGTGGAAGACAATGGCCCGGGTATTCCACAGGCTCAT
Coding sequences within it:
- a CDS encoding SLC13/DASS family transporter, which produces MKVKLFISILIPLLVLLMPTSWIPIAGITVIEHRMLAIFFAALFFWILEPIPIFATSVVVVILELLMISDKGLIWLRGSGEMFGTPLKYAALLQTFAAPVIMLFLGGLFLAAAATKYKLDVNLARVMLKPFGKNPSMVLLGFMLITAVFSMFMSNTATTALMLAIVAPVLQLFKADDPGKIAFVLSVPFAANVGGMGTPIGTPPNAIGIKYLTGNMAVTFGEWTTFGVPFAIIMLLAVWGLLITFSKPREKSMELAVKGKFRTDWKAIVVYVTFALSIILWLTGSVHGLNSYTVAMLPIGVFITTGILTVEDMKKLSWDVLWLIAGGIALGDGLENTGLSKHIVESIPFATLSPWMIMISATMLAVVMSTFISNTATANLLLPIMAALAATIPSLADVGGAKMLIIAIAFSCSFAMALPISTPPNALAYATGMVDNKQMVKTGSIVGILGLLLLYVMVFVLKAVGFV
- a CDS encoding cyclic nucleotide-binding domain-containing protein; this translates as MSQYVILCVEYDPSFLKQMLDELQPLTSQFVVIGVTTVADARQKLHEMHQNNQNPCVIVCENQMPDIQGSVFFVELMQNIFTRDSRKILLGQDTNAHTLIEAVNSARLDYFIPKPWKTGDLLQTVVAQATTHILAKDPNPLAFLQTLEHDRIIQTHLQKQFRKIQDGFLESSAMTDQELTLKLIGAMYTHFASTNNVNKTYRRYSANHKLTVEGETSKFLWFVAKGEVVHKKQLSDGTLQEVMKEGEGAIVGLMSFVSNEKAFVSTQTTCSTEVIKLDREAFAEVMSANNELLPLFTNLLIRHLNRRLRKSISTELKLQETLKTLSFAEQKLIESEKMSVLGQLVAGVAHELNNPVAAIIRSTEHLKEGIPYILDSDLSREWYPLGRDVMLRSMTSPPLSTSETRARTKAVTQWYDSMSLARKVVQLELDGENHYKKYFKKLNESQLEEVIDYLNNFYQMGNFLRNIEVCGSRIAEMVKGLKTHAQQDTLVKRTEKVQDQLEDTLMIFSNKLKNIEIVREYQELPPIECLPAELNQVWTNLLSNSIEAMKEQGIIRITTQMSPDSQDETMIQVIVEDNGPGIPQAHLQQIFDINYTTKREGNFGLGIGLTSCQQIVRKHQGKIVVESEETVYTRVTVTLPVRNPELE